A stretch of the Klebsiella sp. WP3-W18-ESBL-02 genome encodes the following:
- a CDS encoding thermonuclease family protein, with protein sequence MRLLSIDTPETYKPRCDAELTKGREATARLRELVANAQRIEVVDSGQADKYDRRLVHLLIDGRDVGQTLMAEGLAVEWRPGPNAWRERRRHWCGY encoded by the coding sequence TTGCGCCTGCTGTCGATTGACACCCCGGAAACCTACAAGCCCAGGTGCGACGCCGAGCTGACGAAGGGCCGCGAGGCAACCGCACGCCTCCGCGAACTGGTTGCCAACGCTCAGCGCATCGAGGTTGTCGATTCCGGCCAAGCCGACAAGTACGACCGCCGCCTTGTTCACCTGCTGATCGACGGGCGGGACGTGGGGCAAACCCTCATGGCCGAGGGGTTAGCCGTTGAGTGGAGGCCCGGCCCGAATGCGTGGAGGGAACGCCGTCGCCACTGGTGCGGATACTGA